Proteins encoded within one genomic window of Verrucomicrobiota bacterium:
- a CDS encoding non-heme iron oxygenase ferredoxin subunit — MSEFIKLCTVHELQPGQCKGINIKGEDVGLFNIDGEFCAMENTCPHQGAPLTQGPVKDGVVMCPWHMWRFNVKTGKSLTAPGADMKTYEIKIEGEDVLIKWD; from the coding sequence ATGAGCGAATTCATCAAACTCTGCACAGTCCATGAGCTCCAGCCCGGGCAATGTAAAGGCATCAATATTAAAGGTGAGGATGTCGGACTTTTTAATATCGACGGAGAATTCTGTGCCATGGAGAATACTTGTCCCCACCAAGGGGCCCCTCTCACCCAAGGACCGGTCAAAGACGGTGTCGTGATGTGTCCGTGGCACATGTGGAGATTTAATGTAAAAACCGGGAAGTCACTGACAGCCCCCGGCGCGGATATGAAAACCTACGAAATCAAGATCGAAGGCGAAGACGTTTTAATTAAATGGGATTAA